DNA from Pelagicoccus sp. SDUM812003:
CTACCAATTTGCCGTTTAGCGAATCCGACCTAATACGCCAGCGAGTAGCTCAACGCTCCGTAGGACTCGGCGCGCTCCTGTCGCTCGAATTCTTTGGACCGATAGACGTGCACGAAGGACAAGCGGTTGTTTCCCCAAATGAATTGCAGTCCGATCTGCGCCTCGCTGACAAAGCGCTCCTTCTCCACCGTGGAGGTTTCGCTGCGAAACGTGTTACCATCGAGAAACAGATTTCTGCCGATCGCCGCCCCACCGGCGGAAGCGAAGAGCTGCCAGGTCATGCCGTCACCTTGCGTGAAGTATCCATTTCCTGGTAACAGCATTCCGAGTCGCGGCGTGCCAAAGCGCTCGCGATCTCCAACGCCCACCGAAACCGTCACCCCGCCGTTGGCGTAGAGGTGCACGTTTCCGATGGCTCCCCCCGCGTATGGCACCAGGTCCCATTGCACCGGTCCCGTACGCGCCCCTCGCAACAGCCACCAGTTTCGCTGGCCATACAGCTGCAAAGTCGGTTCGTTTTCGAGCTGGTTGTCCCAGCCCTGCGGATCCTTGGA
Protein-coding regions in this window:
- a CDS encoding lipid A deacylase LpxR family protein yields the protein MRERGKFVSASVGLAATVAMLGTWASALPLEDRLSFDFYPENQKEIVTVTMENDVVSNADRHYTSGLRVARLLKNGGEPDWMRRVLRRIAGDESPLYRYEVAFGQQLYTPEDLLAEERIEGDRPYAGWIYASIGRVERRGRVVDQVELSLGVVGPAALGEETQKLVHEFFASKDPQGWDNQLENEPTLQLYGQRNWWLLRGARTGPVQWDLVPYAGGAIGNVHLYANGGVTVSVGVGDRERFGTPRLGMLLPGNGYFTQGDGMTWQLFASAGGAAIGRNLFLDGNTFRSETSTVEKERFVSEAQIGLQFIWGNNRLSFVHVYRSKEFERQERAESYGALSYSLAY